The following DNA comes from Peromyscus leucopus breed LL Stock chromosome 2, UCI_PerLeu_2.1, whole genome shotgun sequence.
GAGGAGTCCTGGGAAGGAAGGGCATGCTTGCTACAGCAGTCCCATGGTAACTGCACAACACAAGCCTTCCCTGCCCACAGGCCCTCAGGGCCCTCAGTGGAGACCGTGGGGCCAGCAGAGCTTGGAGGCCAAAGGCTGCAGGTGAGTCAGGTGCCTGAGGGAGTTTCAGGGGACCAGGGCATCCATCCCACAGATGATTCtgttggaaggagagacctgaggACCAGGATGGAAGTTGCCTCACTCATCGCCTGCCTCCAGATGAGGCAGGTCAAGAGAAGTCACACCCTACTCAGAGCAAGGAAGACGATTAAATTCTGTACTTCTGAGGCTAGAGAGATCTACGGGAGTGACGGAGTCGGGTCTGTCCCTTCTGGCTATGGTCGGAAGAAACCCAGAAACCAGCTTCATGTTGCCATTCTGCTGGTGAAATCAAGCGGGAGGGGGGAAAGGAAGTGGACTTAACTGCTCACCCTGTCAGCCTCCAAAGTGACCAAGGGAAAAGAACCCTGGGCAGAGGTTCCATGATCATTATCTAAGCAACTCCTTCCCTTGATTATATCTCTAACAGCTCTTCACCTTCTCTAAGCAGCCCACGCACCCCCAATTGATCTACTTGTTCCAAAGACACAGGTAAGAAAGGGATATGGAGGAGCTAGACATGGTGATATGCCTATAGTCTACGAGGGAGGCGCTGAGTGTGCTCACACATCCTGTAATCCCGTCActcaggagttggaggcagggggatggagttcaaggccggcctcaGCTACACAAGTTGGAGgccaaacacacaacacacacacacacacacacacacacacacacacacacactcacacaaatctCAACTTCACTGAGCAAGAGGCTAGGTGTAGGGAGCTCTCTGCCAGTGAGGGTCACTCCTAAGTGTGGATCTTCCAGCAGGCAGGTCCATGGCTGGCAGGACTCTGCCATCTGGACGCCAGGAAGAGGAGACTACCAAAGACCTGGCTCTGAAATTACCACCAGGGAAGTCTGGAGGTCACCTGCCCAGCATTAACGAGACCCGACCTAcaggcccaggcccagcctcCCGTCGTGGCTCCCTGCTGAGCCTACACCCATCCTTTTCCCGCCGCAACTCACTGGCAGGACCCCTGGTAGGCCCTGGGGGTCGACGACTATCCCTGGGCCCAATGCCCCCTTTAGGTGCGCGAGTCAGCTTTTCTGGGCTACCGCTGATGCCTGCCCGTCGGATGGCACCCTCCTACCGCACAGAACCGGCACCGGGGGAGCGCTGGGAAGCAGCAAGCGCTCAGCGGGCCCTGGAGGCAGCGCTGGAAGCCGAGCTGAGCAACGCGCGCTACTCCGGTACCGAGGCGGGGAAACTGGCACAGGCTCTGTGCGAACAGATCCGCCTTCGGGTGCGGGAGCTCCGCCTACCCCGCTACAAACTGGTGTGCAGCGTGGTGCTGGGGCCACGCGAGAGACAGGGTGTGCACGTGGTCAGCCGCGCACTCTGGGATGCGGTGCACGATGGACTGGCCTCTGCCACCTTCACCAACACTTCGCTGTTTGCCGTGGCGACTGTCCACGCGGTCTACTGGGAATGATAAGGCCTTCAAGTTCTTAAAAACGGTTTATTATCCCAGGAGGAGCCCACCCCCCCCCGGGGCTCACatcccaataaataaatgtctgttaataaataaaagtggtcCATAAATAATGCCCCCTAGCTGGGAGCTAAGGCTCAGGCTTATCTCAGGGAGAGAGGGTAAGAGACAGGGAGGGCAGGCCATGCCCAACTGTAGTAAAACTGGTCCCTGATTCCCTGGGGGATTCAGCCCACAGCCCCAGTGAGGCACCAAAGGGACAGGAAGGGCCACAAAGGCAAGGGCCAGAGTCTTTTTGAGGCACAGGCCTGGGGTCGGAACCTAAGCAGGACTCCGATCCCTGAGCAGCCGCAGGGCATAGCGCAGTCGCTGGCGCAGGTCGGGGAGCAGCCCAGCTGCCGCAGGTGGGAGGCGAGGTAAGTACAAGCACTGCGATTCCGGGCCACGAAAGTCACGAGGAGAGGCTCCCAGCCACTGAGGATCAACTTTGTGTGGTCCCCATAGAAGTTCACCTGCGCACACAAGGACACAAGGGTCCAGGGCTTGGGCACCAGCCTCACAGACCTTCCCAGAACCCTGGGCCTACCCGACCTTCCCGCCAGAGCTAGGACGGGCTCTTACCTGGACGGTGCCGTCACTAAACAGCATGAGCAGGGCCTGATCAGTCTTGACCCACTGCAACAGCAGGGGCGGGGCCGGCACCTCCACCTCTTCCACACTGGGCAGATCTCCGCCCTGGGAGAACAGGCAGGTCGGGTCACCAGACCGGCAGGAACTGGGTCTCTCCCTCTGGACGCTCTTGCCCTTACAGGTTCAGCCACTATCTCTGTTGgggccacccctcccccatgacCAACAGCGGAGGATCAGAAGATAGCAAGGGTGCACGGAATCCCCTCAAGTGCCCCCACTGCAGCCCACACACACCTTCATGAGGTGCTGCTCCATGTAGGAGGTGAAATACCGCAGGATGCCCAGCTGAGGCTGCAGGGCACGGGGCACAGACCCCACGGAGAAGGAGAAGTGCTTCGTGCTGGTGGGGTTGTAGTGCACAATCCTGAAAAGGGGGACAATGCAGAGAGGAAGAGCCTGGCATTGTCGTTGCCCACGCCCCTTTGGATCGGAGACCCCAGACCCCTGAGCAGAGAAGCGCCAAGGTGCCACCCTGCTTGGTACAACAGCACCCTAAATACAGAGCACCCCAAAAAAACAGCACTTACTTTCTATTGGCTGACAGgccatgtgtgtgccatcattgaaGAGCACGGCCACCCGGCGGCTGGACAGCTGGTACCCAAAGCCAAACTTGTTGGAGTAATCGACCCACTTGCTGACCCACACCAGAGGCTCCGGCTGCGCCAAAGGGGCTGGGTTCTGTTCCGCTGTTacgggagagggagggagtgaagaCGTTCCCCCGGCTTCCAGGTCCAAAAGAGCTTGCCAAACTCTTCACATGTACCAGAGCCCAGCCTTACCTGGGGGCATGAAGGCCACACAGTTCCTCAGTGCGCAGAGGGCAGATTCTACCACTGTGGCCACCGTCAGACCTTCTTCAAACCCTGGGGGGAGCAGGATACTGACATTGAGGCATTGAGCCTCCCCTGGGCCCAGGTCACGTCCCTCGGccagctgcttcctgctggccCCGGGTCGCCACCCCAGCCACCTCCAGCACCTCTCGTCTTGTGGCTCCTCACCATCTCCACTGCTTGCCAGCGTCCCACGGGGTGAACTGTCCTCAGCAGCTGTCTCTACCAAGCTGGCAGGGGCCAGACCTGAAGCTGCTGGAGCCTGGACAGTTGGGTAGAGAGGGAGTGAGATTAGACCCCAGAACTGAAATCCTTGAAAGTCCAGTGGCCCGGCCCTGTCCCTGGTGGCTCTCAGGGCACCCCAGGTCAGCCTCAGCTGGCTAATGAGACACAGCCAATTAGGCCACCACGAGGTTGGATGCTTCATCAGCCATTTATGCTGGGCTTCCCTCAGCTGCTAGGGTCAGGGTGAGTCAGGGGAATAATGCTCACGTGAGCACCTCACCTCAGGCCTGACATCTGGATGACCGATGGATGTGCGCATCAGGCCGCTCACCAAGCAGGAGACATTATCCCGCTCCTCAGAATGGTTCTTatctgggggtgagggaggagacAGCCCTCAGTGTCCGCCTGACCACATTTCACACACGGGCAGGTCTTCCCAAGTGTCTAGACAACACATGTTCTCCCCAAGAGTCTACAGACGCCCACACCTGGAACATCCCCTACTCAAATGAATGTAACCGGCACTCTACCGCTCTGTGCCCTCAACCCAGCAACACCTGACTCACTCTTGTTCTTTTTCCTGCCAAACAGGCTCTTGGTAACTTTGGCAAACAGGCTCCTCGCAGGGTTGGGGGGTGTCAGATCTGGGACTGCCACACAGCTGCTGACAGGGAGCCGATCAGGGGTGTAGCCCTGAGGAAGAGCCACGCAAACAGAGAAGTGAGACCCCAAGGGTCCTGCTCCCATCTGTCCTTTGAGACCATGCGGACTCAACTGCGGGGGGGTCCGGAGAACCACGGACCTTCGTAAAGAAGTCATGGCGTAGGATCTGTTCAATAGAGGGGCGGTCTCGGGGTGAGGCCCGAAGGATGGCAGCCAGGAGCTGACGGGCAGGCAGTGAGAGGCTGGCAGGCAGCGTGTAGTGAACCTGCTTGATGCAGCGGTACGTCTCCTTCAGGTCAGCGGTCTCAAATGGGGGGCTCCCGCACAGCAGTGTGTACCTGTGTTCAGGGACGGGAGGTCAGGAGTCAAGTCGTGGGAACACCCCGTCCATGCGCCCGTCTGCCAGTGACCTTGGCACTCACATGACACAACCAAGTGACCACACATCTGCCTCGGGGCCATGGCCTTGTCTCAGCAGCACTTCTGGAGCCACGTAGTTGGGAGTGCCACAGATGGTCCTGAAAGAGGGTAGGGCAGAGAGGGGGAAGGCTCATACCCAGCCCAGCCCCCGCCCCATGCCTGCCCCTGCTGTGAGTTCAGACAAAGCAGCTGCCTGTCACCAAAGGCCAGAGAGCTCCTGCTTGTCTTGGGACAATGGATGCTGGGGATGGCAGCTGAGTCCTCACCCACCCGGCTAGTCCAGCTGCTCAGCTGCTCTGCGGCACAGGAGGAGGCCCTGACCCCATCACAGCCCCCTCTCCCAAGGTCACTACAGAGGGGCCGTGACGGGTCCCTTCCCCCCACTCCCGTCTGTCACACACTCATTAGGCTGTCACCTCCCACAGTCTGTGGCGAACACAACCAACACCAGCTGTCATGCCCCCCACAGACACTCACCTGCCACACATGCTatctgtgttacacacacaccctgacacAGAGTGGCATGTCCTGTCATCCCCACACTCAGTCTGTCTCACATACATGCTCACGGCCTGGCCTGTTTTCCCCATCCAACACAGGGTCAGCCATACAGTTCCAAAAATCCTTAGACTCCTCTCTGTGTCAGGGACTCAGGGCACCCCCCCATCTGGGCCACATTGAGACTGTTGTCCTAGGCTGCCACCTCTACCCTCACACATACGGACAGCCCATCACCCCATCCCTGTTTATCCCAAGCACACATCAGGTCACCTTGCTTTCCACATACACACTGTCACACTGTCCATCATCTGTGTCATATACAGACTGTGGCCATCATCCCCTCACTTACTTTTTCCTCTGCTCCGGGGGCTCTAACCGCGCTGCCAGCCCAAAATCCCCCACCTTCAGCTCCATGTTATCAGTGATGAAAAAATTTCCTAGATAGTGGCAGAGAGACGTGTCGGATCCTTCTTCACTCGCTCTCTTCCCTCCCGAGATCCCCACCCTTACGGACCAGACCCAGGAATCTCACCCAGCTTGAGGTCTCTGTGCAAGATACCCCTCTGGTGCAAGTACTTGAGGCCTGAAAGGATCTGACGCAGGTAGTAGCGAACCTCTGGTTCCAACAGGGTGTGCCGGGCCTTCCAGATGTGGGCCAGGGACTGCAGAAAGCCAGTTTCAGTCCCTGCTTGCCTCCCCAGACCCGCCCTCCATCTGTGCTTGCTAAGGATGACAGGAACCCAGCTTTGGATAGATATTAAGGATCCACTTCCTTTCCCAACCCTGTCCCCGATGAATCCCCCTTATTCCGGACCTTTCGGCTACAGAGCTCCAGGAAAATGTATATGTTGTCAGCATCCTCGAAGTGGTGCGAAAAGCGAACGATATGGCGGTGCTGAAGATCTCGGTGCAACTCGATCTCGTTTAGGATCTGCGACGAGGGCCCGAGATCGTCATCTTTCCAGGGTTCCCACGCCACCATCCCTCCCACCCCTTGGTCCTCAGGGCTTGGACCCACCTTCTCGCGCTGATGCGGCTTAGCGACGCGGCTCTGCGGGATGACTTTGACCGCGTAGGCTACACCAGTCTCGGTGTCAGTGGCTTCATAGCAGCGGGCGAAGCCTCCCTAGGAGGAGGAAGATGCATCGGCCTGGGCGCTCCGGAGAGGCACGGTCGGGCCCGGAGTGCTCTCCTCCACCTCCGTCAGCGCCACCCCAAAGCCCCCGACCTACCTTGCCCAACAAGCGGCCCTTGATGTAGGTACGGCCGCTGCACGGGTCGGTGATGAGGCGACCCGGGTCCGGCGCTGGTGGCCCGGCCAGCACCTCAGGCTCCGACCGCGGCGAGGCACTAGAAGGCGGCCCCGGGCCGGCGGGGGGCGCGGGCGGTGCGGCCGCGCGCGGGAAGGGGCGCGGGGACAAGAAGCCGGCGGCTGGCTCCATGCGGGCGGCGCGGCGCAGCGCCGGCCCGAGCTAGTTCTCGGTTCCGCCCGGCCCCGGCTGCGCGTGGCGCTGCCTGGTTTCTCTACGCTGCGATCGCGCCCGAGGGAGCCCGGCGTTTTTATCAATGAACGCCTGCCCCCTCCCAGGTGTCTCGTCATCGCGAGCTCCGCCCCTTTCCTGGCTGCCCGGCATGGAGAAGCCACGCCCTCTGCTCGGCCTTACGTCACCTGGAAGACCCTCCCCCTGCCCGGACATACTTCAAGGCCACGCCTCCCGCTCTGGCCTTAAAGGCGCCGCGGTAGTTCTAGTCACCCCAGCAGgtgctcttcttttttctctccgcTACCCCATCCACGTGGTGACTACGTGTCCTGCCAAAGGCggcccctttctttcttcatccttCCGGGTGTATGCCGAAATCGGAGTGAAGGCCAGGTATCCGGAGGCCTCTTCTGAGCAACAACAGGGATCAGCGTTCCagctgggagaagaaaggcagggatGGTGCAAACTTTCCTCCGTGCACGTCACCAACCAGGGCGGTCTCCTGTAAGCGTCTCATGCTCTGCGACAGAGCCCGTAGTCCTAGCCTAGTGCTGCCCTCTTTGGGAACCATGGAATAGTACGCCTCGGAGCCTGATTTATCTGGTCTGGGACTGTACAGTGGGTTTGTGGAGCACAGCCTGGTAGTCAAGGTTTGGTTTtgtattcaagacagggtttctctgtgcagccctgtctgtcctggaactcaccctgtagaccaggctggcctcgatccacctgcctctgcctcctgagtgctgggattaaaggaaccACCAGGCTTCAAcgtggaatcttttttttttttttttttttttttttttggtttttcgagacagggtttctctgtgtagctttgcgcctttcctggagttcacttggtagcccaggctggcctcgaactcacagagatccgcctggctctgcctcccgagtgctgggattaaaggcatgtgccaccaccgcccgactcaaCGTGGAACCTTAATCCCTCTGACTTTGTCCAAGGATCTAACATCTCCACCTGGCTTTGTGGGCTTTGTTTTCCCTTGGCGCTATCCATTCAGACCTCGATTTACTGAAAACATCTGATATCAGAGTGACAGGCACTGCCTCCACTAAGAATGGTCAACGCTGCAGCCCTCCTTTAGTTTATGCGATTCTACTTTATGCAAGTAGAAGTAAATACATAAAGTAATTACAGGTTATGAGGAGTGCTAAGAAGGAAGTAAACAAAAGAACAGCCTAGAACCTGCTCTACAAAGAGTAGTCAGGAGAGCCAACAAGTACATTCACCCGATCCCTGCCACCTAGTTGTTTATCtcagaactctcttt
Coding sequences within:
- the Dynlt4 gene encoding tctex1 domain-containing protein 4, which codes for MAGRTLPSGRQEEETTKDLALKLPPGKSGGHLPSINETRPTGPGPASRRGSLLSLHPSFSRRNSLAGPLVGPGGRRLSLGPMPPLGARVSFSGLPLMPARRMAPSYRTEPAPGERWEAASAQRALEAALEAELSNARYSGTEAGKLAQALCEQIRLRVRELRLPRYKLVCSVVLGPRERQGVHVVSRALWDAVHDGLASATFTNTSLFAVATVHAVYWE
- the Plk3 gene encoding LOW QUALITY PROTEIN: serine/threonine-protein kinase PLK3 (The sequence of the model RefSeq protein was modified relative to this genomic sequence to represent the inferred CDS: inserted 2 bases in 2 codons), which encodes MEPAAGFLSPRPFPRAAAPPAPPAGPGPPSSASPRSEPEVLAGPPAPDPGRLITDPCSGRTYIKGRLLGKGGFARCYEATDTETGVAYAVKVIPQSRVAKPHQREKILNEIELHRDLQHRHIVRFSHHFEDADNIYIFLELCSRKSLAHIWKARHTLLEPEVRYYLRQILSGLKYLHQRGILHRDLKLGNFFITDNMELKVGDFGLAARLEPPEQRKKTICGTPNYVAPEVLLRQGHGPEADVWSLGCVMYTLLCGSPPFETADLKETYRCIKQVHYTLPASLSLPARQLLAAILRASPRDRPSIEQILRHDFFTKGYTPDRLPVSSCVAVPDLTPPNPARSLFAKVTKSLFGRKKNKNKNHSEERDNVSCLVSGLMRTSIGHPDVRPEAPAASGLAPASLVETAAEDSSPRGTLASSGDGFEEGLTVATVVESALCALRNCVAFMPPAEQNPAPLAQPEPLVWVSKWVDYSNKFGFGYQLSSRRVAVLFNDGTHMXLSANRKIVHYNPTSTKHFSFSVGSVPRALQPQLGILRYFTSYMEQHLMKGGDLPSVEEVEVPAPPLLLQWVKTDQALLMLFSDGTVQVNFYGDHTKLILSGWEPLLVTFVARNRSACTYLASHLRQLGCXPDLRQRLRYALRLLRDRSPA